In one window of Ptiloglossa arizonensis isolate GNS036 chromosome 5, iyPtiAriz1_principal, whole genome shotgun sequence DNA:
- the LOC143146733 gene encoding zinc finger FYVE domain-containing protein 1 isoform X1, translating to MSALCREHMLEANGPAIMESLNSMCICNNDVHQPSHDSVFINGILENGLRIKCRYSASKSFLLIDEQGNLKVSSAEQFVQKLNCDKNDLKVKVVSIFGNTSDDKSHTLNQIFFKGEEVFKTSNKQNSCTLNVWAAFDPVLNVICLDTNLGATAYGNEWMRLLLKVLAVSDIVIYKTQSEKLKRDVFTFLGTASRAYSHHFQTALLTIVQREVVLNSLSTLGPSILVLHETRYTRPLNNSSSESTEDILKNQFIHMKLETESFSSIKYVGLQTSNSTELDYESLQTIIKNEINNTTVRSARQPYFVYNILKVLNDKFSEKIENFSNILFPKQYFTCPIKCLSCGCRCSNNMGHLHEEKPHSCNTRCRYQHQYENLVYICKKCYNNGSEIQVTKRIQSQNDSTWYGLVKYAWSGDVIECPHCGEIYRSRQYWYGNKNPEELVVSTKISHVWDMPNHLVTSQNTAQRVIDGVTYITEAVSNVSLQPSKVLSAWVTDQVAPSYWRPNNEIQHCHKCKNVFGPTDTKHHCRACGEGFCSKCSSNTMCVPLRNWHTPVRVCDTCYNKDSNSNDETTEYSEDVNARKVSEQIVSTLSAVGTVLSYSKSFIKDTVRPSYWIPDSEIVNCCICHQKFSIIFPLHHCRDCGRGVCQNCSQHRSAVPHRGWNNPVRICDSCKKID from the exons ATGAGTGCATTATGTAGAGAACACATGTTGGAAGCTAATGGACCAGCTATTATGGAAAGTctgaatagtatgtgtatttgtaaCAATGATGTTCATCAACCCAGCCATGACTCAGTTTTCATAAATGGAATTCTTGAAAATGGATTACGTATCAAGTGTCGGTATAGTGCATCTAAGAGTTTCTTATTAATAGATGAACAAGGAAATCTTAAAGTTTCCAGTGCTGAACAATTTGTGCaaaaattgaattgtgacaagAATGATCTCAAAGTGAAGGTGGTATCAATTTTTGGAAATACAAGTGATGACAAAAGTCACACACTGAATCAAATATTCTTTAAAGGAGAAGAAGTATTCAAAACTTCAAATAAGCAAAACTCTTGTACATTAAATGTTTGGGCAGCATTTGATCCAGTCCTTAATGTAATTTGTTTGGATACCAATTTAG GTGCTACTGCTTATGGAAATGAATGGATGAGGCTACTGCTTAAAGTTCTCGCTGTGTCtgatattgtaatatataaaacaCAATCTGAAAAACTGAAGAGGGATGTATTTACTTTTCTTGGTACAGCTTCACGAGCTTACAGTCATCATTTTCAAACTGCTTTGCTGACAATAGTGCAGAGAGAAGTTGTTCTAAACTCCTTAAGTACACTGGGACCAAGCATTCTAGTATTACATGAAACTAGATACACCAGACCTTTGAACAACA GTAGTTCGGAAAGCACTGAAGATATtcttaaaaatcaatttattcATATGAAACTTGAAACAGAATCATTTAGTTCGATAAAATATGTTGGCCTGCAAACATCAAATTCCACAGAATTGGATTATGAATCTTTGCAGACTATCATTAAGAATGAAATAAACAATACAACTGTGCGATCTGCTAGGCAGCCATACTTTGTTTACAATATATTGAAAGTTCTAAATGATAAGTTTTCtgaaaaaattgagaatttttCCAACATTTTGTTCCCTAAACAGTATTTTACATGTCCTATTAAATGTCTTAGTTGTGGATGTAGATGTAGCAATAACATGGGACACCTCCACGAGGAAAAACCACACAGTTGCAATACCAG gtgCAGATATCAACATCAATATGAAAATCtagtatatatatgtaaaaagtGTTATAATAATGGAAGTGAAATACAAGTTACAAAAAGAATTCAATCACAAAATGATAGTACTTGGTATGGATTAGTTAAATATGCATGGTCCGGGGATGTGATAGAATGCCCACATTGCGGAGAGATTTATAGAAGTCGTCAGTATTGGTACGGTAATAAAAATcctgaagaattagttgtcagCACAAAAATTTCACACGTATGGGATATG CCAAATCATTTAGTAACATCACAAAATACAGCCCAAAGAGTAATTGATGGTGTGACGTATATCACTGAAGCTGTATCTAATGTTTCTTTACAACCATCAAAGGTACTCTCGGCATGGGTTACTGATCAGGTAGCACCATCTTATTGGAGACCTAACAATGAAATACAGCACTGCCACAAATGTAAAAACGTATTTGGACCAACGGATACGAAACATCACTGTCGAGCATGCGGTGAAGGCTTTTGCTCAAAATGTTCGTCCAACACAATGTGTGTTCCGTTGAGAAACTGGCATACACCTGTACGAGTCTGTGATACGTGTTACAATAAAGATTCAAATTCTAATGATGAAACAACTGAATATTCTGAGGATGTAAACGCCAGAAAAGTATCAGAACAAATAGTGTCTACTTTGAGTGCAGTTGGCACAGTTTTGAGCTATTCAAAAT CATTCATAAAGGATACAGTTCGACCTTCCTATTGGATTCCCGATTCGGAGATCGTTAATTGTTGTATATGTcatcaaaaattttccattATATTTCCTCTACATCACTGCAGAGATTGTGGACGTGGAGTATGTCAAAATTGCTCACAACATCGTAGTGCTGTACCACACAGGGGATGGAATAATCCAGTTCGTATTTGTGACTCTTGTAAAAAGATTGATTAA
- the Rbpn-5 gene encoding rab GTPase-binding effector protein rabaptin-5 isoform X2, with translation MENLTTQDNTINMNGSEDLQEKVTRLESENIKMREEFNIQRAKLKELFLQKEEELKRRLQDNTSLQEENTRLKNELDEAKSQLVVADIKIQNDILIEKRKTQEEIASLQRVIHETVETASCSRKRFDAEMSTLKMTLSKLQEENALLKSQLPRDPPIDSPQISLSTVTKTIARKVVSQLGADALSLGPDNLEESMRKAQEDAEVLRSLVVPLEEEIKALKEKLRATDDELQKCKEAQSQKKQRESGSFEPTCDMCANYEAQLVKMQANAKDLEKQLSDSERMLQAQKDDLAKEVEFRKEMEEKWNEKKEEHKIKVAELTDTSQTMQQTLTELKKTFEQVQKNVRDELVKLTRDREGVQRHLVALQKENENLVGKQSKHSQQLQSESINMPNNVEELHVSLLKMREDLITAKVAQEVAQEKEETLRYEVTLLQEQMEQESRVKKQETLALKNEISRLRTQLDKYMRDHRSLTEKEEMLERLEKQLDTLLVENKEAESKIAELRQRVTSLQQELDTSEAVQKDFVRLSQSLQVQLERIRQAGSEVRWQHEEDVEECPSCHTSFTVTKKKVHCRHCGHIFCQSCLSHVVKSGPKQRPSRVCDVCHTLLVQDTAPYFSQEPPHTPD, from the exons ATGGAGAACCTTACTACGCAAGATAATACGATCAACATGAACGGAAGTG AGGATCTACAAGAAAAAGTAACTAGACTGGAATCAGAGAACATAAAGATGCGAGAGGAATTTAACATTCAAAGAGCCAAGTTAAAAGAACTATTTCTTCAGAAAGAAG AAGAATTAAAGAGAAGATTACAAGATAACACAAGTCTACAAGAAGAAAATACAAGACTGAAGAATGAATTGGACGAAGCAAAAAGTCAACTGGTTGTTGCAGATATAAAAATTCAGAACGACATActtattgaaaaaagaaaaactcaaGAGGAGATAGCATCTTTACAACGTGTTATACACGAAACAGTGGAGACAGCTTCATGCTCGCGCAAACGGTTTGATGCAGAAATGTCTACATTGAAGATGACTCTCTCTAAATTGCAAGAAGAAAATGCATTGTTAAAGTCACAGTTACCTCGTGATCCACCTATAGATAGTCCACAGATATCACTGTCCACAGTAACAAAAACAATAGCTCGGAAAGTAGTTTCACAACTAGGTGCAGATGCTTTATCTTTAGGTCCTGACAATCTTGAAGAAAGTATGAGGAAG GCACAGGAGGATGCAGAAGTTTTACGTTCATTGGTAGTGCCGCTCGAAGAAGAAATTAAAGCCTTAAAAGAAAAACTGAGAGCAACGGATGATGAGCTACAAAAGTGTAAAGAAGCACAATCGCAGAAAAAACAACGGGAATCAGGTTCTTTTGAACCAACTTGCGATATGTGTGCAAATTATGAAGCACAATTAGTTAAGATGCAAGCAAATGCTAAAGATTTGGAAAAACAGCTGTCAGATTCAGAACGTATGTTGCAAGCGCAGAAAGATGATTTAGCTAAGGAAGTGGAGTTTCgtaaagaaatggaagagaaatggaacgagaagaaagaagagcaTAAAATCAAAGTAGCAGAACTCACTGACACCTCACAAACGATGCAACAGACTTTAACAGAACTGAAAAAAACGTTTGAACAAGTTCAGAAAAATGTCAGAGATGAACTTGTCAAACTGACGCGAGACCGAGAAGGAGTGCAGAGGCACCTTGTCGc ACTGCAAAAGGAAAATGAGAACCTCGTTGGTAAGCAAAGCAAGCATTCCCAGCAACTGCAAAGCGAAAGCATCAATATGCCGAATAATGTCGAGGAGTTACATGTTAGTCTTTTGAAAATGCGCGAAGATTTGATCACCGCTAAAGTTGCTCAAGAAGTTGCGCAAGAGAAGGAAGAAACATTACGGTATGAAGTGACTTTGCTCCAAGAACAAATGGAACAAGAAAGTAGAGTGAAAAAACAAGAAACATTGgcattgaaaaatgaaattagcCGACTAAG GACACAATTAGATAAATATATGAGAGATCATCGATCACTTACTGAAAAGGAAGAAATGCTCGAGCGTTTAGAAAAACAACTTGACACACTTTTGGTAGAAAATAAAGAAGCTGAATCAAAAATAGCTGAATTACGACAAAGAGTTACCAGTCTTCAGCAAGAGTTAGATACTAGTGAAGCGGTTCAGAAAGACTTCGTCAGATTGTCGCAATCATTGCAG GTACAATTAGAAAGAATTAGGCAGGCTGGTAGCGAAGTAAGATGGCAACACGAAGAGGATGTGGAAGAATGCCCTAGTTGCCACACTTCTTTCACGGTTACAAAAAAGAAG GTGCATTGCCGTCATTGTGGCCATATATTTTGTCAGTCTTGCCTTTCGCATGTCGTGAAAAGTGGACCGAAACAAAGACCATCCAGAGTCTGTGATGTTTGCCATACTTTGTTGGTGCAAGATACAGCACCATATTTTAGCCAAGAACCACCACACACACCtgattaa
- the LOC143146735 gene encoding uncharacterized protein LOC143146735, with amino-acid sequence MPPDRPDASGVETEIGLNSTQVFSFGETVYTMKEKENTSAFVETNSTNELHGEISMSEKSIEKNSQLDDDLTSLSWLHQQNLLKGLDISNPSKDIKNENVLNNNICDDMADFSENTNSISSLDDGYCPDNNGKINNSISHEHTQSYHHSNKNGQKTMQIFQESVKNHYNSSQNNQTKISLSNNNLPVSNRNKHPTHIPYDPHLHRNSKPPYSFSCLIFMAIEDSPVKALPVKEVYAWILDHFPYFRNAPTGWKNSVRHNLSLNKCFRKVEKAPNLGKGSLWMVDAQYRPNLIQALSRAPFPPPTAQTLSSPEKPQRKNTSTRLPDPILFPYLSKRLASSNITDNTETEVDSDVDAAAAAMLSFKHGPIILNHNKDRKRKLAESEKLVPVITRSSSEDHTYSCITSIKQESKYPSEETNPDFDEQRKIAEGADALLNLAGVTTALSHNRTSNIQGINPAPKSEGTSKPKKRSVPNDYSNSPEKRRKHWPKWSEGKRIGYRNGMDSIILHR; translated from the exons ATGCCACCAGATAGACCAGATGCATCTGGAGTAGAAACTGAAATAGGACTGAATAGTACTCAGGTCTTCAGTTTTGGAGAAACAGTATACACaatgaaagaaaaggaaaacacaAGTGCTTTCGTTGAGACAAATTCGACCAACGAACTTCACGGAGAAATTTCAATGTCTGAAAAATCCATAGAAAAGAATAGTCAGTTAGACGATGATTTGACTTCTTTGAGTTGGCTTCATCAACAAAATCTGTTGAAGGGTTTAGATATTTCGAATCCCTCCAAAGATATAAAAAACGAGAATGTATTAAATAACAACATTTGTGATGACATGGCAGACTTTTCTGAAAACACTAATTCCATTTCAAGTTTAGACGATGGTTATTGTCCAG ATAATAATGGCAAgataaataattcaatatcGCACGAACATACTCAGAGCTATCACCACTCCAATAAAAATGGTCAAAAGACAATGCAAATCTTTCAGGAGTCGGTAAAAAATCACTACAATTCCTCACAAAACAATCAAACAAAGATTTCTCTGAGCAACAATAATCTACCAGTTTCAAATCGCAACAAACACCCTACTCATATACCATATGATCCTCATTTACACAGAAATAGTAAACCACCGTATTCATTTTCCTGTTTAATTTTTATGGCTATTGAAGATAGCCCTGTAAAAGCTCTGCCAGTCAAGGAGGTGTACGCTTGGATTTTGGatcactttccatattttaggaATGCTCCCACTGGATGGAAAAATTCTGTTAGACATAATCTAAGTTTGAACAAGTGCTTTCGTAAAGTAGAGAAAGCTCCA AATTTGGGCAAAGGTTCGTTATGGATGGTAGATGCGCAATATCGTCCGAATTTAATACAAGCATTGTCTCGCGCTCCCTTTCCTCCTCCTACTGCTCAAACTTTGTCTTCCCCAGAAAAACCACAGAGAAAGAATACAAGCACACGCCTTCCAGATCCTATTCTCTTTCCATACCTTTCCAAAAGACTGGCATCGAGCAACATTACCGATAATACAGAAACTGAAGTAGATAGTGATGTAGATGCAGCTGCTGCTGCTATGCTTTCTTTCAAACACGGTCCTATTATTTTGAATCACAATAAAG ATCGTAAACGAAAATTAGCGGAATCAGAAAAGTTGGTTCCAGTGATCACTAGAAGCTCCAGTGAAGACCACACTTACAGTTGCATTACCTCAATCAAACAAGAGAG TAAATAtccgagcgaagaaacgaatccaGACTTTGACGAGCAACGGAAAATAGCGGAAGGTGCAGACGCTCTTCTGAATTTAGCGGGTGTTACCACGGCGCTTAGTCATAATAGAACATCTAATATACAAGGTATAAATCCAGCACCAAAGTCCGAAGGCACGTCAAAGCCGAAGAAGCGTTCGGTTCCAAATGATTATTCGAATTCACCTGAAAAAAGACGTAAACATTGGCCAAAGTGGAGCGAAGGAAAGCG tatcgGTTATCGAAACGGAATGGACTCAATAATCTTACATCGCTGA
- the Rbpn-5 gene encoding rab GTPase-binding effector protein rabaptin-5 isoform X1: MENLTTQDNTINMNGSEDLQEKVTRLESENIKMREEFNIQRAKLKELFLQKEEELKRRLQDNTSLQEENTRLKNELDEAKSQLVVADIKIQNDILIEKRKTQEEIASLQRVIHETVETASCSRKRFDAEMSTLKMTLSKLQEENALLKSQLPRDPPIDSPQISLSTVTKTIARKVVSQLGADALSLGPDNLEESMRKVKRYAQEDAEVLRSLVVPLEEEIKALKEKLRATDDELQKCKEAQSQKKQRESGSFEPTCDMCANYEAQLVKMQANAKDLEKQLSDSERMLQAQKDDLAKEVEFRKEMEEKWNEKKEEHKIKVAELTDTSQTMQQTLTELKKTFEQVQKNVRDELVKLTRDREGVQRHLVALQKENENLVGKQSKHSQQLQSESINMPNNVEELHVSLLKMREDLITAKVAQEVAQEKEETLRYEVTLLQEQMEQESRVKKQETLALKNEISRLRTQLDKYMRDHRSLTEKEEMLERLEKQLDTLLVENKEAESKIAELRQRVTSLQQELDTSEAVQKDFVRLSQSLQVQLERIRQAGSEVRWQHEEDVEECPSCHTSFTVTKKKVHCRHCGHIFCQSCLSHVVKSGPKQRPSRVCDVCHTLLVQDTAPYFSQEPPHTPD; the protein is encoded by the exons ATGGAGAACCTTACTACGCAAGATAATACGATCAACATGAACGGAAGTG AGGATCTACAAGAAAAAGTAACTAGACTGGAATCAGAGAACATAAAGATGCGAGAGGAATTTAACATTCAAAGAGCCAAGTTAAAAGAACTATTTCTTCAGAAAGAAG AAGAATTAAAGAGAAGATTACAAGATAACACAAGTCTACAAGAAGAAAATACAAGACTGAAGAATGAATTGGACGAAGCAAAAAGTCAACTGGTTGTTGCAGATATAAAAATTCAGAACGACATActtattgaaaaaagaaaaactcaaGAGGAGATAGCATCTTTACAACGTGTTATACACGAAACAGTGGAGACAGCTTCATGCTCGCGCAAACGGTTTGATGCAGAAATGTCTACATTGAAGATGACTCTCTCTAAATTGCAAGAAGAAAATGCATTGTTAAAGTCACAGTTACCTCGTGATCCACCTATAGATAGTCCACAGATATCACTGTCCACAGTAACAAAAACAATAGCTCGGAAAGTAGTTTCACAACTAGGTGCAGATGCTTTATCTTTAGGTCCTGACAATCTTGAAGAAAGTATGAGGAAGGTAAAAAGATAT GCACAGGAGGATGCAGAAGTTTTACGTTCATTGGTAGTGCCGCTCGAAGAAGAAATTAAAGCCTTAAAAGAAAAACTGAGAGCAACGGATGATGAGCTACAAAAGTGTAAAGAAGCACAATCGCAGAAAAAACAACGGGAATCAGGTTCTTTTGAACCAACTTGCGATATGTGTGCAAATTATGAAGCACAATTAGTTAAGATGCAAGCAAATGCTAAAGATTTGGAAAAACAGCTGTCAGATTCAGAACGTATGTTGCAAGCGCAGAAAGATGATTTAGCTAAGGAAGTGGAGTTTCgtaaagaaatggaagagaaatggaacgagaagaaagaagagcaTAAAATCAAAGTAGCAGAACTCACTGACACCTCACAAACGATGCAACAGACTTTAACAGAACTGAAAAAAACGTTTGAACAAGTTCAGAAAAATGTCAGAGATGAACTTGTCAAACTGACGCGAGACCGAGAAGGAGTGCAGAGGCACCTTGTCGc ACTGCAAAAGGAAAATGAGAACCTCGTTGGTAAGCAAAGCAAGCATTCCCAGCAACTGCAAAGCGAAAGCATCAATATGCCGAATAATGTCGAGGAGTTACATGTTAGTCTTTTGAAAATGCGCGAAGATTTGATCACCGCTAAAGTTGCTCAAGAAGTTGCGCAAGAGAAGGAAGAAACATTACGGTATGAAGTGACTTTGCTCCAAGAACAAATGGAACAAGAAAGTAGAGTGAAAAAACAAGAAACATTGgcattgaaaaatgaaattagcCGACTAAG GACACAATTAGATAAATATATGAGAGATCATCGATCACTTACTGAAAAGGAAGAAATGCTCGAGCGTTTAGAAAAACAACTTGACACACTTTTGGTAGAAAATAAAGAAGCTGAATCAAAAATAGCTGAATTACGACAAAGAGTTACCAGTCTTCAGCAAGAGTTAGATACTAGTGAAGCGGTTCAGAAAGACTTCGTCAGATTGTCGCAATCATTGCAG GTACAATTAGAAAGAATTAGGCAGGCTGGTAGCGAAGTAAGATGGCAACACGAAGAGGATGTGGAAGAATGCCCTAGTTGCCACACTTCTTTCACGGTTACAAAAAAGAAG GTGCATTGCCGTCATTGTGGCCATATATTTTGTCAGTCTTGCCTTTCGCATGTCGTGAAAAGTGGACCGAAACAAAGACCATCCAGAGTCTGTGATGTTTGCCATACTTTGTTGGTGCAAGATACAGCACCATATTTTAGCCAAGAACCACCACACACACCtgattaa
- the LOC143146733 gene encoding zinc finger FYVE domain-containing protein 1 isoform X2, with product MSALCREHMLEANGPAIMESLNSMCICNNDVHQPSHDSVFINGILENGLRIKCRYSASKSFLLIDEQGNLKVSSAEQFVQKLNCDKNDLKVKVVSIFGNTSDDKSHTLNQIFFKGEEVFKTSNKQNSCTLNVWAAFDPVLNVICLDTNLGATAYGNEWMRLLLKVLAVSDIVIYKTQSEKLKRDVFTFLGTASRAYSHHFQTALLTIVQREVVLNSLSTLGPSILVLHETRYTRPLNNSSSESTEDILKNQFIHMKLETESFSSIKYVGLQTSNSTELDYESLQTIIKNEINNTTVRSARQPYFVYNILKVLNDKFSEKIENFSNILFPKQYFTCPIKCLSCGCRCSNNMGHLHEEKPHSCNTRCRYQHQYENLVYICKKCYNNGSEIQVTKRIQSQNDSTWYGLVKYAWSGDVIECPHCGEIYRSRQYWYGNKNPEELVVSTKISHVWDMPNHLVTSQNTAQRVIDGVTYITEAVSNVSLQPSKVLSAWVTDQVAPSYWRPNNEIQHCHKCKNVFGPTDTKHHCRACGEGFCSKCSSNTMCVPLRNWHTPVRVCDTCYNKDSNSNDETTEYSEDVNARKVSEQIVSTLSAVGTVLSYSKSFIKDTVRPSYWIPDSEIVNCCICHQKFSIIFPLHHCRDCGRGVCQNCSQHRSAVPHRGWNNPKRH from the exons ATGAGTGCATTATGTAGAGAACACATGTTGGAAGCTAATGGACCAGCTATTATGGAAAGTctgaatagtatgtgtatttgtaaCAATGATGTTCATCAACCCAGCCATGACTCAGTTTTCATAAATGGAATTCTTGAAAATGGATTACGTATCAAGTGTCGGTATAGTGCATCTAAGAGTTTCTTATTAATAGATGAACAAGGAAATCTTAAAGTTTCCAGTGCTGAACAATTTGTGCaaaaattgaattgtgacaagAATGATCTCAAAGTGAAGGTGGTATCAATTTTTGGAAATACAAGTGATGACAAAAGTCACACACTGAATCAAATATTCTTTAAAGGAGAAGAAGTATTCAAAACTTCAAATAAGCAAAACTCTTGTACATTAAATGTTTGGGCAGCATTTGATCCAGTCCTTAATGTAATTTGTTTGGATACCAATTTAG GTGCTACTGCTTATGGAAATGAATGGATGAGGCTACTGCTTAAAGTTCTCGCTGTGTCtgatattgtaatatataaaacaCAATCTGAAAAACTGAAGAGGGATGTATTTACTTTTCTTGGTACAGCTTCACGAGCTTACAGTCATCATTTTCAAACTGCTTTGCTGACAATAGTGCAGAGAGAAGTTGTTCTAAACTCCTTAAGTACACTGGGACCAAGCATTCTAGTATTACATGAAACTAGATACACCAGACCTTTGAACAACA GTAGTTCGGAAAGCACTGAAGATATtcttaaaaatcaatttattcATATGAAACTTGAAACAGAATCATTTAGTTCGATAAAATATGTTGGCCTGCAAACATCAAATTCCACAGAATTGGATTATGAATCTTTGCAGACTATCATTAAGAATGAAATAAACAATACAACTGTGCGATCTGCTAGGCAGCCATACTTTGTTTACAATATATTGAAAGTTCTAAATGATAAGTTTTCtgaaaaaattgagaatttttCCAACATTTTGTTCCCTAAACAGTATTTTACATGTCCTATTAAATGTCTTAGTTGTGGATGTAGATGTAGCAATAACATGGGACACCTCCACGAGGAAAAACCACACAGTTGCAATACCAG gtgCAGATATCAACATCAATATGAAAATCtagtatatatatgtaaaaagtGTTATAATAATGGAAGTGAAATACAAGTTACAAAAAGAATTCAATCACAAAATGATAGTACTTGGTATGGATTAGTTAAATATGCATGGTCCGGGGATGTGATAGAATGCCCACATTGCGGAGAGATTTATAGAAGTCGTCAGTATTGGTACGGTAATAAAAATcctgaagaattagttgtcagCACAAAAATTTCACACGTATGGGATATG CCAAATCATTTAGTAACATCACAAAATACAGCCCAAAGAGTAATTGATGGTGTGACGTATATCACTGAAGCTGTATCTAATGTTTCTTTACAACCATCAAAGGTACTCTCGGCATGGGTTACTGATCAGGTAGCACCATCTTATTGGAGACCTAACAATGAAATACAGCACTGCCACAAATGTAAAAACGTATTTGGACCAACGGATACGAAACATCACTGTCGAGCATGCGGTGAAGGCTTTTGCTCAAAATGTTCGTCCAACACAATGTGTGTTCCGTTGAGAAACTGGCATACACCTGTACGAGTCTGTGATACGTGTTACAATAAAGATTCAAATTCTAATGATGAAACAACTGAATATTCTGAGGATGTAAACGCCAGAAAAGTATCAGAACAAATAGTGTCTACTTTGAGTGCAGTTGGCACAGTTTTGAGCTATTCAAAAT CATTCATAAAGGATACAGTTCGACCTTCCTATTGGATTCCCGATTCGGAGATCGTTAATTGTTGTATATGTcatcaaaaattttccattATATTTCCTCTACATCACTGCAGAGATTGTGGACGTGGAGTATGTCAAAATTGCTCACAACATCGTAGTGCTGTACCACACAGGGGATGGAATAATCCA AAACGTCATTAA